Proteins co-encoded in one Candidatus Omnitrophota bacterium genomic window:
- a CDS encoding F0F1 ATP synthase subunit gamma gives MKLLSAIKKDMEFNANLYNLLEVLKEIAIAQYRILEKKVKKFDDIYAALDSIQAMFKISESKHPILNTADKQPGIIALTSDAGLLGGLNMSVMSQAIKEGERVKGKLYIIGEKGEMYAKESGLPYVTFKGVSDETKVAQAQELRDYIFKEALNGRIGELKIVYPQALSIVSQQVKIQQLIPFASLSATAIRKKETVVPASVILESPVDDIVEYCTYLLLGYNFLQVFNMARLAELSARFIHLESSKTKIEQLNKDLRLQYFRQRHELVDKNMRELFAARLAFK, from the coding sequence ATGAAACTTCTCTCGGCGATAAAAAAAGACATGGAATTCAACGCCAACCTCTATAATCTGCTGGAGGTGCTTAAAGAGATCGCCATAGCGCAGTACCGCATCCTGGAAAAGAAGGTCAAGAAATTCGACGATATATACGCAGCCCTGGATTCGATCCAGGCGATGTTCAAAATAAGCGAATCCAAACATCCGATATTGAACACGGCGGATAAACAGCCGGGGATCATCGCCTTGACCTCCGACGCCGGACTGTTGGGCGGGCTGAATATGAGCGTGATGTCCCAGGCGATAAAAGAGGGCGAGCGGGTCAAAGGCAAGCTCTATATAATCGGGGAAAAAGGCGAGATGTACGCCAAAGAAAGCGGGTTGCCGTATGTTACATTCAAGGGCGTCTCTGATGAGACCAAGGTAGCCCAGGCGCAGGAGTTAAGGGATTATATTTTTAAGGAGGCGCTCAACGGCAGGATCGGGGAACTTAAGATAGTTTATCCGCAGGCCCTTTCGATAGTCTCGCAGCAGGTCAAGATCCAGCAACTCATCCCTTTTGCCTCTTTATCCGCTACGGCAATAAGGAAGAAAGAGACTGTTGTTCCTGCGTCCGTGATCCTGGAATCGCCGGTTGATGATATAGTGGAATATTGCACCTATTTGCTGCTGGGATATAATTTTCTCCAGGTTTTCAATATGGCCCGTCTTGCGGAATTATCCGCGAGGTTCATTCACCTGGAGAGCAGTAAGACCAAGATCGAACAGTTGAACAAGGATCTCCGGCTGCAGTATTTCCGGCAGCGGCATGAATTAGTCGATAAGAATATGAGGGAGTTGTTCGCGGCCAGGTTGGCTTTTAAATAG